AATCGTCTAGGACACATGTGTCTGAAGCAACAGCTTGGACACCTTACTTTCCACCAACTTCTTGATGTTGAATCAATACTCTTAGCATAGATGCATTATGACGGTCAATATAAAGATGGTGGCACTCGGACAAGTATTGCATTAATGAAAACAGCATGTCTGCACGGATGCAAAGGCTATTCATGAAAATATGACGctcctaaaccctaaatcaatgCCCATAGTTGCTAACAATAAGATGGTGGGACAGGTATTTCACTTCATTTTATTGAGGGCGGTCACAACTATGCACATATTGCAGCTGCTTGTTTAAGAAGAGAATATTACAGTGAAGCCTAAATAACTTATTGTTGGACATAATTCTAGATATCCCTCGAATTGAGGTGATCACACCCACCAATTAAGGTGCAATGTCACCCTTCAGGATCAGCACATCATCCTCAACTCCAATGATTTCTAGAATTACCCTACAGTAATTTAATCATTCACTGTAACATTCCTTAGTAAACAACCAGCTGCAACATGTATATAACTGCAAATATTACTAAAACTACTGCACATTACACAAACCTTCATCCACATCACGAAGGGCCTTCAATCTTGCATTTGCATTCTCTATCCATATAATGTGGGCATTTGGATCTGtagtaaaaaaacaaaaacaaaaaaacatccAGCTGattcaaatttctcaaatgATCAGACATGAGATTGATGATAGAGGTGTCTAGGCGCAGTCAGAGATCCATAGTGCAGTTTCTCATAGCATGCAAACTACTTTATTCAATGTCTTATAACATGTCTAAATTAAGTTTCATTTAACTTctcaattaaataattttataaacatcTGGAAGATACTAACTGGAACTAAAACCTTCATTACTTTTGTGCTGAGCTGACTCCATGTAATAAGCTCAGCATGCAAAGGGCACATATTGGTTTGACTTTATTTCTTATACATCTATGTTCTCTCTATAAAATAAAGTATAATCTCACTTCCacgaaattaaaataaatgagggtGAAAAGTTTTACCAGAAGACAAGAAGAGCTTACCGCAATCATGATTATAGAAGGATGGGAGCATATAAACAGCATTCCCAACAGCAGCTTCAGATTCTATAGAGGCTGCTAATGATGACAGGAGATCATCATACAATGCACCGACCAACTCTATTCGAAATGCATTAATGCGAATCCGTGCCAGTACACTAATGTACCATTGTTTAGTTAAAACTTCTAATGTCAAAGAAAAGCATTCTCCCTACCCAATTGCTGCTGCTAAAGTACAAGTGAAATAAAATCTAAGATGGAAAGTAATATTAACTTTCAGGCAATTGGAGGATACATGACATCTGTTCACCAGTGATATTTGAGTTTTCAAAGGCACTCCTTAGCAAGCCAAAACCCTCTTCCATCTGAAAATTGTCACCTTAATGCATAAAccaattaatatttttctcaGGTAATACTTACTTCAGATTGACAAAACGCAGGGAAACTTTGGAGATCAAACGAACTGTAATCAGACAAAAATTTAAGCTTCTCAGTCTCTAAGAACTCAAACAAAATAATGTATTTGTCCCTACACTTGAAAATATTTCCTACTTTATTTAAGACAAAGAACCCAAGAAATTACTGTTGAAGGGAAAGCATGAAGGTTGAAATTGTTCTGGAAACATTACAAACACATGGCCAGTACAAGaacatgaattttgtttaCTAGGAGAAGAGGGAAGAACATGTTTTGAAGCTCTTTCTACTTACTGGGAcatatagaagaagaaaagtaaacTCAACAAAATCATGATACACTTTCATTTTTCGAATTCTAGTTTCATCATATGCTAGAACAAATTAGCAAAGGTACTGACCTCTACAATCATCTCTGGAGATAAGCTAGCAGGTTGGAGTATGTCAAGAAGGTTGGCAAATGCAGCTCTTGACATGACCATACAAGCCAACCGCTTCACAAGTAATGGATATTTAAAACCACGAGACCTTTAGAAAGAGACCAGTACAAATAATACAATTAGTAAATATTTATCACCACCAAGTTGGAAGCATTTCTGACTTGACAGACTAATTTAAAAACCAGCATAACAAAATATGTCGAAAGCAATTTTTCATAGAAAATTGTTACGGGATTTGGGAGCACAAGAAAATACGGAAGTTGAACATTAGTAGTTTTCATTTCACATGAActatatttcctttttatgTAAAAACAGTTTGGGGCTCATGCAAGGAAAAATAGGAGTACATAGAGTGCAACTAGGAGCAATGTAACTTGGCGGAGAAGTTCCCCACacaaaatgaagaagagaCCACATGAGAGGCATTGCTATAGCATGGCAGGAAACTGAGGAATTTACTCTTTCAACGAATGATGAAATGCAGGAAGCACACATACCGGCAATAGTCATCATAAGCTGACCAATCTGCTCTCATCTCCATATCATGAAACCCCTATACATCAtgcagcagaagaagaagaaagttaCATAAACCCAAAACATAATCTACTTATCAAAGAATAGCCCCTAACCAAAAAAATGTAAGTAAGCTCGGACTCAAACATCAAGGGAAGCCGAACAAAGCACTTCTTTCAGAAACAAAAGCTCGAACAGTTGGTGGGTAAAACCCACAATGTGAATTGCCTACCTTTGCTTGTCGTTGGCATTCGTCGCTGCAAAACGAAACACGTTGGGCTTGAGAGCTGTCTGTGGTTTTCAGCTTTCTGAGGCAGCAATAACAGACCTTGTGGATGGTTGACAGAGAAGGGTGAGAGAGAACGGGTTTGGCCGTGTGTATGAGCTCACCAGTCTCGATTTTCCGGGTCGCGAAGACGCCTCGACCGAATGACTCGGTGAGAGCGACTCGGATCGGAGGCGGTCCGGGTCGACCTGGGTTTTCATTGTCGGCTGTGGTGGCggaggagaaggaggaggaagaggagaagGAGAGTAACGGCTTGGTTTGGGAATTCAATGTTTTGAGGCGCGAAGCCCAACGACTATAACGAACCAGTCCCATTTTTCGCTCACTTGCAACTTTCAGCCTTCATGCTTATACTAGGCTACTTTAAATGAAACCCCAAAACAAACtagccttttttttctttttctttttttggctaCACGatcttgtttaatttgtttgataGACTAATGAATTTTGCTACGGTGAGTGGTCCACGCACATTTTAGCAACCGCTAATATATTGTGAAATTTACATGCATCAACAATCAGGAATCACTCACGTGTGCGACTGACCGTAACATAATTCTAAACTCCTTTAACaattattcaaatttgaaatatcTTTCAACATTAATAAGAGAAATACAACTACATAAaggatttcatttgttttcctTAAAACTAAGTATTTCATTTGTTATCTTTAATAtggttattttattctttttaagCTTTAGAATTTTCCCCTAAACTCTGTTTTGTCTTGTTGCATAACGCATAGCTAAGGGACATGATTCgaattcaaacaaaaactatGCCACCAAAAATCTCAAACACAAGAAATGTACATACAAATAGAGATTGTCTATATTTTAGACATAGATCTCTCATAAAGTCAAAGGTGTACGATTATCTTAAGACCTTGTATCCGATGAGGAAGTTGACATCTCAGATCTttcctaaaataaaataaaaataaagatatacAAAAGAAAGAGCATATATGTTTGAGAATAACTGTATCTACACTTAATCCTTTGTCTATCTCACACAAGGCATGCAAGAATATCATATAGCCATTTGGGAGGTCAAAATAGCCAAATCCTTTTttatcaacatcatcatcatcatcatcatcatcaatgcAATGGTGATCTCCAATCAAAGTTTTTCTTAGGGTAATCTTTCTGTACTTCTTTAGGAGGAATGAAGCAATCCATGGACAAGCCAGGGACGTTGAATGCAAGATCATCAATGGTCCATGTTTCTTCCAACCGTGTGATTGCCGCCCCCGTCTTTAGATTGTCCCCGAACCGTGTGATGATCACATTCGTCTGACCGGCGTGCGCGATCATCACGCCCTCCACCGTTCGATAGTCCTCAATTTTCGTTGACATTGTGGTCTCCCAGTAGGTAGGGTAGGCTCCAGGTGATTGGATCCTGGTTAAGTACGAGTCCTCTAAGTACACAAGCAGCCCATTTCTTTGGCTGAAGTAGCCAAATATTACATGTTTGATCATCTCTGCTGTGCTATCACTTCGTTCAGTTAGGTCCGTTTGATCAGCTGACAATTTCAAGACAAAGCAATCAACGCCCGAGATTTGCTTTTCCCCCATGTACTGTGCGGGGGAAAATACAGCTGCTATTGCCATTGGATCTAGTCCCtacaccaaaaaaattacaaaataaaaaagatttaacCATACAATTTGAACCTTAAATTTGTAGGAATTTTTGTAGCTTTCTCATATAATATGTCTGCAGCAGGATCTAATACAAAATAGTGAGACTCACATGCATATAACCAATtactttttataatttttcaacGAACTATTAAATACATTAACTTTGTGACCAGGTCAATACATCCAATAGTCTTCGTGTTCGTCAAGAATTGACACAGATGAAAAATGAATTCGTAACAccaaataattaagaaaattcagaagagaatccaaaaaatttcaataaaacaaCTAATCAAATCCACCATATTTCCCATGGTACCCCAGATCGATTCCAGTagggtttcttttctttcgatgtaacaaaaagaaagataattaatttccAAATGCCATTTAAACTTGGAGAATGGTGGGAAAACTATATGCAACAAGATCCGGTATTTTGGCTGCTAAGATCACCTAAACATATTATTAAAcgataaatagaaaaataagtaGAAACTAAACAAAGagcaataataattaaatatggGAAAGGACCGTTTTAACGTGGTGGTTGTTTATGCAAGTTGAAAAGTACATTTGAGCTTAGCTAGCGTGGGTCCATTTTGTTGGGTCGTTTCAGATCTTTGCTTATAATTCTCGCTACGAATCTGTTAGATATGTACAACAACAGGATGCAAACGTAGAGGTACTTGTCAAAGTTACCCATTATGATGCTTGAGATATTTTCTAAGTTCTTGCTGGTGGTATGTACTTGTACTACTTTCCACCGGTGAATTCGACGGACGGAGCTTTTATAATGAGAGGTTATAATGAGGGGGTTTAATAACTAAAACAGTATAATGCCTGAGTTGTTTTTTGCCGTTACTGTATACGGGTAAATATTCTCTTACTAGGTTTATCTTGCAAGATCAAATATTCGTATTGTTACAAATCGATTTAATTAGTGGTTCATATTCACAGTACGACAACAAATCGTTTACGGCCAGATATTGGCCAACTCTTACTTGACTTGTAGCAATTTATTTCTACTGATTTCAATTAAGGTGACAAGTGCAGAGATGGCGGTACCGATACAAAAAGTGTTTATTATTGTCACGCACACTATCCCACCTAACAATTGTACACTGTCACAAGCTCACACCTCAGAATATTAAAGAAGCCATAAAGGATGTCACCAGTAAATTTCAACGCCGCTGGCTGGGGGGAAAAGTAggacaaacaaacaaacaaaacatgcTGAAGACTCAAATACCTAACAAGCAAAGCAACATCAAATTTATTGGTCCCCGGTACCCTGGGACACTGTTTCCCAGTGCAACATTCTTTGGAAGCAAACTAAgattttgttaaattaattttgatcTAACGAAAATATTAATGACATAAATGACATGCTAGCCTTGtagtaattaaaaatatatattaagatCCAGAGgttagaattttattattgtgtgtATGTAGACAACTCATTGAGAGAAATTAGGACTTGCCTGGAGAGCTCGCCGGAGAGGACGAACACCGCCTTTGGCAGCGTGCACGCCTAGCCAAGGCGTGTGGCGCCAAGCGACATTGCCGTCGCTACCAGCTGCTACCTTGTGACCACCCAGAACTAGCTCAATCAGCCACTTATTAGGAACCATCTGCCACATTACAAAGCACCCTTTTTCCGAAAGTGTGGCGGTGCTCGAAGCTGAGGCGCCGCCAGGGCCGGGTTCATCCACCATTGCCATGATCACTTTCCCGGTTGCAAAAATGTtcttgactttgccttccaGCTTGCGGCAACCAGTGGCAGCTGTGAAGTGTTGTATTATGTACTGTGCAGTAGAGGACACctgcttaagaaaataattacgaaaggaaaaaagaaatttagagGGACAATAAAGACTTTCCTCTGCATGAATTTAGGGTGGACATTTGACAACCTAAATCACCTTTTTTTGTAAGCCAGTTCAAGCACAAGATTAGTTTGAAAGTAAACATACATATAACTAGAGAATTAAGTACATAATCATGATTATTTTGAAGGCTGAATCTCATATTTAAAGGGTAAAGCTGCTTCCTTTTTACATGGTGGGACAAGCATGGCAACTTGCCAAAAAGGCTGAGCCAAACACATAACTAAAAGAAGACCCATAACACCACTTTGCTCTCTTTACCCAATGGCCAGTCATTATCTTCTCCCAAAGTgaaccttttatttttatttttatacaagcgatattggagAAGGGGAATCGAACCTAAACCTCTGGCTTAATCGCTTGAACTACAAGACACTTGCAATCCGATAACTCTTTTTAGGCCAAACAATTCATATTAGTTAACAAAATGGAAGTGTTGTGAAAGTGGTAGTACCTCATTGAGGGGCAGTTTGGGGTGAGCAGAGACAGGGAAAAGAGGGCAACCAAGAACACTGAGAAGAACCTTGAAATCAGACCTCTTGTTGAAGAGCGCAAGGGAGGGGAGGTGGGTTTTGATCCAGTTCCTCCATGTCTGAGTGCTGCGCAGAATGCCTTTGCTTGATCGGTTTGtcgcctcttcttcttcgttgATGTTGGGCTCTTCTGACAATGGTGCAAGCCTCCCCATGATCTCTAGTTTCTATGCTtctgttttgtgtttgtttgctCTGCtctgctttgctttgctttttagagatagagagaggtGCTCTGCtctgctttgctttgctttttagagatagagagagggagagagagagagagagagagtttggtGGAAGCAAAGCATATAATGAAATGGGagaacttggaaagaagtacttgaaaagaaagagaggcaGAGTTTCCACTTGCAGTTTGGATGCGTGCTGCTCAGTTTTCTCCATAAAgttctatttgtttttgttagaagATTTTTTGGTACCCAGCTAAAAGCTTTTGTAATTCTGTTATGTACAAACATTGTAGTGGCTATTTGTAGTAAGAATAATAATTTACCAACTATATATACAAATCTAGATTCTAAATCAGAGGATAAGGATGGCTGCGATTATGCTTCATTGTCAATAAAGGAATTTACAGATTTActtcttccaatattttgttatcATCGGGTACCAACTAATTTGTCAATATCTTAAAAATTAGTAGAGGAGTCAGAAATTTTGTATTGATTCATATTTCATTCAATATTTTGCTGATGTTAATTAAGTAACAAAACACAGAGAAATTTTGGTGTTACGGGTGGAATTAATATATCGTTCTCTTTAACTTACTTCTCCCTTGACTAATTAACTGAAAAAAGTAAGATAAAAAGAAGTGTACATTACACCCgtgtaggaaaaaaaaaaaattttatttctccCTAAGACGGTCATAAGCTAGTCCACCTTTAAAGTACTTGAGTCCTTTCATAAGTGGAACCATGATGTTACCTGCTAatcacttttgaacaaaagtAATTATCTATTAAGCTAAAAGTACTACTTCCAATGATGCTGCTAGGCTAGCAAGTTATTGAGAAGCAAATGCAAAGTTTAGGAAATGGCTATGCACGTGGAGTGGACAGTGCCTAGGACATAGCCCACCTCTCCAAACTCGTACTTTAATTGGGTtgacataaaatttaaaacaaaaaaaaaaacacttcacATGCGGTTAAGCTTCTCATTGAGATCCATCTGCAACAATAAAAATGgcgaaaagaaaaagaaaacaaaaccaacgaaattacaaaaatgcattattaatttttattattatatatatgaagggCGGAAGATTTGCATGGCCTCTGCGCGTGAGGCATGTCTTTTGTCTTTCTGGTTGGACATTGGTGTACGGaggaggagagaagagaagaggaggagggagCTTTCAAGGGAAGGGAGGCAAGGCAATGCAAGGTAACGTGTCGAAATCATGGCCTATTTGCAATTATGGCATTTCGGATGGGTTTGGTACAAATTGGGAAGCTCATGTCCCCTTGGTTTAGTGCTTCTGGTAGTTTTGGCAGAGCTATGAatgcatgtatatatttgGATGGGAAATGATTCTATTTTGGTTTTGGCATGGTTGGGTTGTAAATGTGCTCCACCACGTGTAAATGAATCAATGATCAAGCCATTAAGATTAGGGTTTCGAATTACCACtgatatttctcttttcaattttaaatcaCATATGTTCTTCTTTAGCAAGAGGAGCTGTCTAAGGACTAGGGTGGGCCcctctcctcttttttttcttttttttttaaaaaacacttTTACTTCTACAATCCTCTTTTATTGAGAAATtcttgaaaaaatatttatttaaggGACACCCTTTATGATTTCCCTATgaattttcttaaaacaatccgaaccatctatttttcaaattttcattcatagatcatccttgcaaaaaataatgcaaattgaaaatcattaaaacATCTAATTGGGACCAACAAAATAGGTGAACACGGTGTTTGAAGAAAATACTATAATAACAACCAtctaattgagtggtcaaatggtttcggattcaagtgatgttttgtagagatgatttTTGAGggaatatctaaaaattagacGGTTCAgattattaaaatacaatgtGTGATGGACTTATTTGAAGGATCCCGTAATTAAAACTCTATGTATATATCATGGagctttttatatattttgtttagtTATTTGCTCTTCTCCATAGGTTCACACTTCTCTAATCGTTATGATTTTATACCAACTTCTTTTATATggtctttttttaaatgatcacatatcaaataataatttggTCCATTAGGGTGTGGAACCCACATGCAAGGGGCTTGCAACAGTCCTTATCCAGCCGTTCGAACAAGCCTAGATTTGTCCCATTCTACTGCGGAAGCACATAATTTGTCCCATTCTACTGCGGAAGCACATATGCCCAAAGGCTGCTAGCAACAAGCCCAAGCAACCCACGATGTTCTACATGCGACTTTCAAGCCTTATCATATGTTGTGGACCCAACCCACCTTTGCCACAGTCATGGGCTTACTGCATGGGTTATGGTGTGGAAAGCAACGAGAAATTATAAAGCTCGTTGTTATTTTTCGATCGTTACAAAATCGGCACGAGCGAGTAGTAAAAAGACGTGAACTAACTTTTGATTTAGTGATATTCTTGTTCTAATGTTGAAAGGTGTCTCATATATGAACCGTTTATCACAAAAGCTaaacagaaaaatcaaaagacaCAATATATTGCAGGGAGCTTCTCgttctaatatatatattccacttttttaaagaaaaaatttctaacaaattctttgtttttttagggTTCAAATTGTGATCTGACATAACAAAAGATAGCCTATTTAATCCAAcattccaacaaaaaaacaaataaattctcaTAACATCAATGCCTTTAATTAAACATTAACATACCAAGAACAAATCAAACATCTCAGCAATACcaatatcaaatcaaacatctcaacaaaattccaaaaatcaaagacctaattaatttcaacaaagtcaacaaattataattcattCTTAAGTAAACCCTAGAATAGATTAGAACACATAACTTCTAacctatttaaaatatattagatTCAATGTTGTCATATATAACATCTTAAAATTTAGAGGTAGTTaattaaagagaagataattaaagaggagagaaatttTAGGTTATGCATATATGTGGGTTGCTTTTTGGGTGGGCATAGGTTTGTATGGTTCACATGGGTTGGCCTATTACATATGggtattttttctttttgaaaaatttgggGTAGGCAGCAGCCTACCTTGCCTAGGCGATTTTTCATCCTCAGAATGGCCTTCCTTTCCGAGCAAGCAATGAACCATCTGATAAAATACACCAAGTACCAAACCGACTTTGTTTGCCAATAATTTATGAGGAGAGAAAATAGCACTTCTGATCTCTTGCTCACTCACTATTGACCATTGAAATTTGTGGCCACCAACTGTTTGATCAAATGAGCGTTAGACTCCCATCGGATACAAAACAACAGAAACCTACCTGATCCAATCTTTTATAGTACTCTCCAGCTAGCTACAATGGCCTCACCCTCAAACCCCAACTTCAACTCCCATATCTCAggaaaacaaagcattcaGAACCAGAAAGCTTTAGCTGCAGAACAGTTTCCTTCGTGGTTTTCACCAGAAACGGGGATTTACCAAAGCAAACACCTTTCCATTGACCTCCCATCAGACCCTTTTCTTGATGTTGTCTCCTTCATTTTCTCATACCAGCATGATGGGGTTTCCTCAGCTCTCATTGGTTCCTCTTGTGGGTCTGCAATATCTTACTCACAGCTCTACTCTTCTGTCAAGTCCATGGCCTCTGGTCTCCAGCAAATGGGCATCTCACAAGGTGATGttattttgcttcttttgcCAAATTCCATTTACTATCCCATTGCTTTCTTGGGTGTTTTGTACCTTGGTGCTATTGTCACAACCATGAATCCCCTCAGCAGTGTAGCAGAAATCAAGAAACAGATTGCTGATACCAAAGCATGTCATGCTTTTACTGGACCTGAGAATGCTGATAAATTACAAGCATTGGGCATTCCTGCAATTCTGGTACCAGAAAATGCACTTTTGGGTTTGAAGGAGGACATTTTTTCGGTTTTTTATAAGCTTATTTATAGTAGGTGTGATTTGGCTCCAAGGCCAGTGATTAAGCAGCAAGACACTGCTGCAATAATGTATTCTTCCGGGACTACTGGTGTGAGCAAAGGTGTTATGCTAACACACAGGAATTGCATAGCTGCAGTTGCCCATTTTGTGCGTTTTGAGGCTTCACAGTACGAGGGTTCAAGCTTGGATAATGTGTATTTAGCTGTTCTGCCATTGTTTCATATCTACGGGTTGTCGCTTTTCGTGATGGGGTTGTTGTCTTTAGGATCTATAGTTGTTGTGATGAAGAGATTTGATGTCAATGAGGTGATCAGGGCAATTGATAGGTATAAAG
Above is a genomic segment from Prunus dulcis chromosome 7, ALMONDv2, whole genome shotgun sequence containing:
- the LOC117634702 gene encoding histone-lysine N-methyltransferase ATXR4 isoform X2; translated protein: MGLVRYSRWASRLKTLNSQTKPLLSFSSSSSFSSATTADNENPGRPGPPPIRVALTESFGRGVFATRKIETGELIHTAKPVLSHPSLSTIHKVCYCCLRKLKTTDSSQAQRVSFCSDECQRQAKGFHDMEMRADWSAYDDYCRSRGFKYPLLVKRLACMVMSRAAFANLLDILQPASLSPEMIVEMEEGFGLLRSAFENSNITGEQMSFLTKQWYISVLARIRINAFRIELVGALYDDLLSSLAASIESEAAVGNAVYMLPSFYNHDCDPNAHIIWIENANARLKALRDVDEG
- the LOC117634702 gene encoding histone-lysine N-methyltransferase ATXR4 isoform X1; amino-acid sequence: MGLVRYSRWASRLKTLNSQTKPLLSFSSSSSFSSATTADNENPGRPGPPPIRVALTESFGRGVFATRKIETGELIHTAKPVLSHPSLSTIHKVCYCCLRKLKTTDSSQAQRVSFCSDECQRQAKGFHDMEMRADWSAYDDYCRSRGFKYPLLVKRLACMVMSRAAFANLLDILQPASLSPEMIVEMEEGFGLLRSAFENSNITGEQMSFLTKQWYISVLARIRINAFRIELVGALYDDLLSSLAASIESEAAVGNAVYMLPSFYNHDCDPNAHIIWIENANARLKALRDVDEGEELRICYIDASMDHDARQSFLSHGFGFQCNCHRCLTGD
- the LOC117633510 gene encoding uncharacterized protein LOC117633510 — encoded protein: MGRLAPLSEEPNINEEEEATNRSSKGILRSTQTWRNWIKTHLPSLALFNKRSDFKVLLSVLGCPLFPVSAHPKLPLNEVSSTAQYIIQHFTAATGCRKLEGKVKNIFATGKVIMAMVDEPGPGGASASSTATLSEKGCFVMWQMVPNKWLIELVLGGHKVAAGSDGNVAWRHTPWLGVHAAKGGVRPLRRALQGLDPMAIAAVFSPAQYMGEKQISGVDCFVLKLSADQTDLTERSDSTAEMIKHVIFGYFSQRNGLLVYLEDSYLTRIQSPGAYPTYWETTMSTKIEDYRTVEGVMIAHAGQTNVIITRFGDNLKTGAAITRLEETWTIDDLAFNVPGLSMDCFIPPKEVQKDYPKKNFDWRSPLH
- the LOC117635984 gene encoding 4-coumarate--CoA ligase-like 6, translating into MASPSNPNFNSHISGKQSIQNQKALAAEQFPSWFSPETGIYQSKHLSIDLPSDPFLDVVSFIFSYQHDGVSSALIGSSCGSAISYSQLYSSVKSMASGLQQMGISQGDVILLLLPNSIYYPIAFLGVLYLGAIVTTMNPLSSVAEIKKQIADTKACHAFTGPENADKLQALGIPAILVPENALLGLKEDIFSVFYKLIYSRCDLAPRPVIKQQDTAAIMYSSGTTGVSKGVMLTHRNCIAAVAHFVRFEASQYEGSSLDNVYLAVLPLFHIYGLSLFVMGLLSLGSIVVVMKRFDVNEVIRAIDRYKVTHFPVVPPVLTALTTRAKDGLAPHSLKSLKQVSCGAAQLSMKTIEDFVQAFPHIDLIQGYGMTETTAVGTRGFNTEKLRKPSSIGLLAPNMQAKVVDWDTGSPLPPTSTGELWLHGPGIMKGYLNNANATLSTIDEEGWLHTGDIVFFDEDGYLHLQDRLKDAIKYKGFQIAPADLEGVLINHPEILDVAVAGAMDEESGEVPVAFVVRKHISELNHDAVIDFVAAQVAPYKKVRKVVFVDSIPKSPAGKILRRELRKSLNSRL